The Humulus lupulus chromosome 7, drHumLupu1.1, whole genome shotgun sequence region ggtaGTGATGATATTGTCTCTGGTGTGGTGGCCATGGTGATGTCTCTTCCTCTCCTCAAAGGCGTTGAGTTCACTGGAGTGAGAGGCTTATTGGGTTTCGTCTAGTGCTAGTGCTAGTGGAAGTGGGGTGAGTTGCTTCTAAGATCTCTGATTTGGctgttttttgtttatttatgtgtttgtGTCTGGTATCTTAGTGTTCCTTTGTTTATGGCTATTGCCATTAATTAATGGTTTATGTAGTTGCAAATTAAATAAGGTTTTTTCACATGTTCATACGTTGCCTATATGCATAGGGAATCTTGTTTGACTTTTTTGttttcctaatttttttttgttatattatttcatataatataatattagattaaataatatgaaaatttgtcacaccttgtaatatATAATTGACAGTTataaaattagacacatgtgtgtgcccaaatataatatattttggagttacaaaattagttacaaatttgtaactccaaaagaTCATCCAATAATGTGTAAATTTTTATGTTACAcatttttatttgaattgatCAAAGTCATTAGTGATATGGCTTttggagacatgattttaacccccatgatatgtttggaggttacaaagttATGTGGGAAGATGATGAAAACCGTTTGGAAATGTAAAAGTTGAGTTTTGCTGAAATTGGAGTTGTGGTTGCGGCCATTGATTATTCCTGGCTGCGgtctgggggacagaggccagtggctgcGGCCGGGAAAATCTCTGGCAGTGGCCAGGGATGCTGACAACCAACTCTAACTTATTTTTTCCAGAGAACGTTTTTAACACGATCTCATGTAAATCCAAaaactcttttttaattccataaacatccgaTTAAACATTAGTAACAGCCACGAGAGTtgggtgaaatttgaaattcaaaaggtgtctcaaaattttataaataggagcatattgctcacttgtaagacaataCTATTTCTATCTACTAGAGCACTTGACTAGAAATATACAAAAAATGCTTGATTATTCAAGAGAGTTATTTCGAATATTGACAGAATttcttagtgcttgagatatggGGAAACAAGCTTTTGGGCAATGGTTGTAAActttattcaagttggtgatccccaatgctcttcactttggttgtgtgagtgagagagttttggttattgttattgttatttcttatttctactattgtttttattttctcttcttctattttatcattacatatttatttgtatatttttttttagagttgtagttcttatatttctcttcttcctcttatttctaTATGTACTTGTATTTTGGTgattgagttgtaatcttatttaatcaacaATGTTGTCTGTTAGAATATATTTTGCATATATTCTATTTTTATTGTATATATCTGTATTTAGTAAGTACATATTTAGTTACCATAGTTTGAGCAATCAGTTGGCTGATTTGTAGCCTAACATTTCTCTTGTAACTTGTATATACTGTTTTGATGTTCAATGCAAAGGCAAGAATCGATTTTCTTCATGGTATCAGATTCTCCTACGATCCTCTTCTCCTAACCCTAGTCGCACCTATCTTCTTCTCCATTCTTCTTCTCCCTTCTTCAACTCTTCTACATGGCAGACTCACCCAAGTTTCATTCCGCCCTCACCATCACTAATGTTAAATCTCTTATTCCCGTAACGTTAGATCATGAGCACGGCTTGTATCATTCTTGGGCTACGTTGTTTACCAATCTTGCTAGAGTTCATGATCTTTACGATCATTTGATTCCACCAACGGAGGAGAAGGCTAAGACTGCCTATGAGGCGACTAAGTCGGCTGATCCGACTCTTTGGAAGCATTTGGATGTCGTTGTCTTACAATGGATACGGCACCATTTCTAACGACCTTCTTCACGCTATCCGCAAACGCAATGACACGGCAGAGGGGGTGTGGAATCGTCTTGAAGCTCTTTTTCAAGACAACAAAGCCTCTTGGGCTACCCATCTCGAGGAGGACTTTACAAACGCTGTTTTTGAGGActtcaactcgatcgatagttATTGTAATCACCTACAATCTATGGCGGACAAGTTGGCTGATGTTGATGCTCTGGTAACAAATGCTCGACTGGTTTTACGTCTCACCGGATCCTTACCGGAGGCATATGGTGGTACGGTGGACTTTATACAAAATCAAGAGCCTTTGCCCTCCTTTGAGAGTTGTCGTTCGAGGTTGAAAATGGCGGAGCGTACTATTAAGGCCCGTCAAGCTCGTGAAACTGGTGGTTCTAGCAGTAGGTCCGGTGGTGCCGCCATGGTTGCCGCTGATTCTTCTCTGTCGTCGGACTCCTCTGCAATCAACAAACGCAACAACAATTATAAAGGGAGGCATAATTCGAAAAACAATGGGAAGAAAAAGGCCCAACAAAACTCTAATGGGGTCGGTCCTAGTCAGCCACCACATCAATAGCAATTGTGGCAGCCACGTCAGCAAGCCCCCCCGCCACTATGGCAGCTTGGTTGGGGTGGGTGGACTATTCCGCCTTGTCCTTTTCCCGCTTACTCCTGGCAGCCAAGGCCCAATCCAGCGGCCCAACGTCCCTCCTCTCCTGGCTTACTTAGGCCCAAACCTCAAGCTTTCAATGTTGTTGCTCCTGCTCCTAGCTACACGCCCACCGACATTGAGGCCGCTATGCATGTCCTTTCTTTCTCTCAATCCGATGGGAACTACTACATGGATACCGGTGCTACATCTCACATGACGGCAGATGCAGGTATTCTCTCTTCTTATTTCAATTCAAGCAATAAGCATCATAACATTGTTGTTGGTAGTGGTCATTTAATTCCGATCGTTGGTCACAGTCGCACTACATTGCCTCCCCCCTATCCACCTTTTACCCTAAACCATGTGTTAGATGCTCCCAAGCTCATTAAAAATCTGGTATCTGTTCATAAATTTACCATTGATAATATGGTTTCTATCTCTTTTGACCCTTTTGGTTTCTCTGTTAATGACTTACAGACGGGAAACATACTTCTGAGATGTGATAGCACTGGGGACTTATATCCACTTTTCTCCAACTCTCAAGCCAATTTTTCCAACAATCATTCCGCTTTTTCTGTGTTGCCTTCAGATATTTGGCACAACCGTTTAGGTCATCCGGGCGATGCTATCCTTAAGTCTCTTCGTAGTAAAAAGTTTATTGATTGTAATAAGGCTCGTAAAACTTTTTGTTCTTCTTgtcctcttgggaagcattctaAACTACCTTTTTATGATTCGATGTCATATACTTTTCTACCATTTGATATTATTCATAGTGATCTTTGGACTTCTCCTATTGTTAGTACTTCCGGCCATTGCTATTATGTTCTGTTTCTTGATGACTATAGAAAATTTTTGTGGACTTTTCTTGTTGCTAAGAAATCTCAAGTCAAACAACTTTTCTTATCTTTTCATGCTTTAGTCAAGACTCAATCTGAACGTAATATTAAAACTTTTCAGTGTGACAATGGAATGGAATACATAAATGGCACTTTTtcaggatttttttttttagcaaCATGGCATGCTTTTCCGTCTCTCATGTCCTCATACTTCTCCTCAAAACGGGAAGGCCGAAAGACACATAAAATCCATAAATATTATCATCCGGACTCTTCTCTCTCATGCATCTATGCCTCCATCTTTTTGGCATCATGCTCTCTCCATGGCTACGTATCTCCTCAATATCCTTCCTTCCAAGGTATTGAATTACCAATCACCCGCTCAAATCCTCTATCAAAGTGATCCTGATTATTCGGGTTTGCGTGTTTTTGGTTGCTTATATTTCCCATTATTTCCCTCCTCTACTATTCATAAATTACAAGAAAGGTTGACTCCTTGTGCTTATTTAGGTCCGACTCCTAATCATCGTGGCTCCAAATGCTATGACATGTCTAGTGGTAAGATCATAATCTGTCGTCATGTTCGTTTTGTTGAAACTGAATTTCCTTTTTCCAAATCTAACAAACCACAACCTTCAAATTATGATTTTTTGAGTGATAACATAAATTCTCAATTATTACATTATATAACTCAAAATACCACACCACAAAATATGCAGCCTGACCCAAACCCACAGCCCAACTCGTCCTCTCTTTCTCACTCTGGGCCACAGTCTCACACGGGCCCAGATTCCGTATCTTCTCCTGCTGCCCACACTCGGTCTGCTTTTCCTTTGGGTCAGATGCAGCAGCGGCCCAATACTCCTCCTTCTCTCTTAGATGGCTCTACCTCAGGTAGTCTGGTCCCCTCCTCTGGCCCATCTTCTCTTCCCCATAGCCCAACATTGTCTATGCGCTCCACACCTTTGACAATTCCTCACACCACTCCAAGGCATACTAACCCCACATCAATACGCATGACCACTCGTGCTTCGAATGGAATTTTTAAACCCAACCCTAAATACTCTTCCAATTACCACACTTCCACCACTACGGATTTATCTCCTATTCCAAAAAATCCTGTTAGTGCCCTTAGTGACCATAATTGGAAAAGTGCAATGTTGGATGAATTTAATGCTTTAATTGATAATAAGACTTGGGAATTAGTACCTAGGCCACCTAATGTGAATGTAATTCGGTTTATGTGGAATTTTCGTCACAAACATAAATCTGATGGTTCTTTTGAGCGCTATAAGGCTCATCTTGTAGGTGATGGGAATACTCAGCAGCAGGGTGTTGATTGTGTTGAGTCGTTTAGCCCCGTGGTTAAACCTGCCACCATTAGAGCGGTTCTCAGCATTGCTCTCTCTAAATCTTGGCccattcatcaaatggatgtcaagaatGCTTTCTTACATGGTCATCTCAATGAAACAGTTTATATGCATCAACCCATGGGTTTTCGTGACAAAAATAATCTAGATCGTGTCTGCCTTTTGAAGAAATCTTTGTACGGGTTAAAACAGGCTCCTCGTGCTTGGTACCAAAGATTTGCTGATT contains the following coding sequences:
- the LOC133791382 gene encoding uncharacterized protein LOC133791382; the encoded protein is MRRLSRLIRLFGSIWMSLSYNGYGTISNDLLHAIRKRNDTAEGVWNRLEALFQDNKASWATHLEEDFTNAVFEDFNSIDSYCNHLQSMADKLADVDALVTNARLVLRLTGSLPEAYGGTVDFIQNQEPLPSFESCRSRLKMAERTIKARQARETGGSSSRSGGAAMVAADSSLSSDSSAINKRNNNYKGRHNSKNNGKKKAQQNSNGVGPSQPPHQ